Part of the Candidatus Woesearchaeota archaeon genome is shown below.
ATGTGGGATCCTGTTGGAGAAACCGCACTTGCAAAACATGAAGTGGTCTACAAAGAAGTTACTGATCAGGCAATTTTTGTTAAATTCAAAGTTGTGGGAACAGACAATGAATACCTCGTCATCTGGACCACAACACCTTGGACAATTCCCTTCAACTTAGCGATCATGGTTAACCCTGACATCACCTATGTAAAATGTGATGTTGATGGAGAACTATACATCGTAGCAAAAGATCTTGCAGAAGACTTTATAGTACACAGACTAAAAAAAGAACTTATCATCGTAGAAGAAGTTCGAGGAGTCGATCTTGAAGGACTCAAATACGAACATCCTTTTGCTGATAAAATTAATTATACTAGCATTGAAAAAGAGGCTCCTAAAACACACACCGTTGTACTCTCAAAAGAATACGTTACAACTCAAGCAGGAACAGGTCTTGTTCACTGCGCTCCTGGATGCGGTCCAGAAGACTATGAAGTGGGTCATGCAAACGGTCTTCCCGCATTCAATCTTCTTAAAGAAGACGGCTCATTTAGTGAGGAAGCAGGCGAGTTTAAAGGACTCAGAGCAAAAGAAGATGACAAAGAATTCATAAGCTTACTTGGAGATGCAGTACTTGCAAAACAAACATATCGCCACGACTATCCTTTCTCAGAGAGAACAAACGCACCAGTCGTTTTCAGAGCAACAACCCAGTGGTTCTTTCGCGTAGAGGATCTTAAAGAAAACATGATTGAAGCAAACAAGGATATTCATTGGGTACCTCAAAGTGGAAAAAATGCATTCAATTCATGGTTGGAAAATCTTCGGGATAATTCTATTACCAAGCAGCGTTATTTTGGGACGCCTGTTCCCATTTGGAAAAATGTAGACGATCCAAGCGATTACCTCGTCATAGGCTCTCAACAAGAACTTGAAGAACTCTCTGGACAAACTATTGAAAACCTGCATAAACCGTACATTGACGAGGTGATTATTGAAAAAGACGGTAAACAATACAAACGTATTCCTGATGTTCTTGATGTTTGGATAGATGCGGGATCAGCTTCATGGAATGCTCTTGACTATCCTCAAAGAAAAGATTTTTTTGAGAGATTTTTCCCTGCAGATTTTATTCTAGAAGGTAAAGACCAAATCAGAGGGTGGTTTAATCTTCTCATGGTTGCTTCCATGATTACCATGAAAAAACCCTCTTTCAAAAACGTGTATATGCACGGATTCATAACGGATTTTGAAGGAGAAAAAATGTCTAAATCTAAGGGAAACATTGTTTCTCCTTATGAGATCATAACAAAATATGGAGCAGATACTCTTCGTTATTACACTATTGAAATCACTGCTGGAGAAGATATGAGTTTTTCTTGGGATGAAGTAAAGCTCAAGTCAAGAAATCTCCAAGTATTGTGGAATGTTCATAATTGGCTTATTGATTTTGCTAAAACCAATAATTTCACTGTAACTGGAGAGCTTAAAGCAAATGTAGATGAACTTTTACAAAAATACATGATCTCCAAACTGTTCTCCACGATTCGAGATGTAACAGCACATCTTGAAAATTATGAACTTCACAGAGTTCCTCGCCTCATAGAGGATCTTTTTCTTGAACTCTCTCGCACCTACATCCAATTTGTAAGAGAGAAAAGTGTTCTTGGTACCCCTGAGGAAAAACAGGTTATTTTTGAAACGGTTCTTTTAACTCTTCTTGAAACGCTTAAAATGTTAAGCATTGTGTGTCCTTTCATTGCAGAACAGATGTATCTTAATCTTAAAGCTGTTTTTGACTTCCCTGAGGAGTCTATTACACTCTTTGAATGGCCTCGTGTTGAAGAAGCACTTATCGACGAGGAGATTGAAGAAGTCTTCTTTATTGGCGGTAAAATCATTGAGAGTATTCTTGCCTCACGCGAGAAAGCAAAGCTTGGTGTGAGATGGCCTGTTGGAGAAGTTGTTGTTGAAGGAGATGAACAAGTACGAAACGCAGCAACGCTAATGGCAGATCTTATCAAGACACAAACCAATGTGAAGAAACTCACTATTACCGACAAGTTTGATCAAGCAACAGAAGAAGTAAAACCTAACTTTGCTAAAATCGGACCGGAATTTGGAAAACTTGCAAGTAAAATAGTGGAACATGTGAATAGTCTTCGTCGCGAAGAACTCATGGTAAATGAAGATGAGCTTGTCCTTGATGTTGAAGGCCAGGAAGTAAGACTTACAAGAAATCATTTTATTTTTTCAAAGAACGTTCCTGACCAGTGGATTCTCGGAGAAATAAGAGGTGGTTTTACCTATCTTGACACGCTAAGAACGCACGAGCTTGATGCGGAAGGCTATGCAAGAGAAGTGATGCGTCGCATCCAATCTTTACGTAAAGAAGCAGGTTTGAGTAAGACTGATGAAATCTCACTTCAAATCTCAGGAGATTCTGAATTAATAGAGATGCTTAAACTTCACAAAGAGGTTATTAAGGAGAAGTGCGGGTGTTCTCAGATAAGCTTTGTTCCAAAAGTAGAAGCGCAACATTGTGCAACTGAAAAGGTCAAAGGACATGAATTCACTATTGGTTTCTAAGAGTTTAGCAATAGTGTTTATTCTTCTGATTCTTTCCTTATTTGTTGGTGTGATACTGGGCTTTGTTTCTTCCCTTGTGTTTTTTGCAGTTGCTGGATTGCTCTACGCGTATCTTTACTTTCAAAAAAAGTAGGAAAAGAAGAATGAGGAAGATTACTCTTCCTCTTCTAAATGATTAAGCTCGCCATATTTTTGTAGGTAGTGTTCTATGCGAGCTCGTTCTACATCTTTACGCAGTTCTTCTTGCCAGTTCATCTTATCCCCCTTGAACCTTTTTACAACACACTACGAAGAATCCCTGTACGGCTCATTGGAGAGATAAGGAAAAGAAGTATTTAGATGTTCTGATTTTATTTATAAACTGTACAGGAAGGGTTACAAAGATTCTATTGTTACTTAGGAAGAATAAAGATCTAGTGAAGCGTTTTCTTCAAGTTTTTTTAAACGCCGAAGCTTTTTGAGCACGCGTTCATAACGTTCTTTTTCCACTTCTTCTCGTAGTTCTGATGTCACAAAACACGCCTTCTTTTCACAGGTTTATTAATGTTAGGATGAAGAGCAAGAAATTCACCAAGTAGATGCTAAAACAGACGATGCAATACGTATGGAGTCGAAAAAGGAGAATGAAGAGAAGGTAGATGCTCATAAGAAACGCAATGTAAACCCCTATGACAAAAAGAGCGGGCATGTATACATAAGCAAGGGTCAAAGCAACATATCCGATAACACCAACCAATCCGTTGAAAGTTCCAAAGGTTCTAGCATAGGTGCTGGTGAATGCTTTTGAGCAGGAAATCGTGGGTGAGAAGTCGCAAAGAGGTTGGTATTTTCCTGAAGCGTTAAGACGATAATTAACAAACACTGCGTAGAGTGAGAGTAAGAGTCCGAACCAGAGTAGGATGAGTATCATAATAAACTCATTGACAAAAACAGATTATGTTCTTGTTTCTTTATAGGTATTGTAAGAGAATGTTTAGCAACTATAAATAGTTATGCGTTAAACTCAACAATTCTTCGCCCTGCTTTCTTGCGATACGTTGAGAGTTGCACTGGTCGTGAGATATAATTGCCTTGGAAATACTGCACTCCGAGACCTCTTAATTGTATGAGCATCTCTTCGCTACGAACACCTTCAACAATGAGCGGGTAGTCAAAGAGCGTACTTGCAGTAAGGATGAGCTGAACTTTTTTGAGACTTTGCTCATCAACAAGAATGTTTTTAGTCACTTCATGATCTATCTTGATATAATCGACAGGCAACAACAAACTATCAAGATTATTATTGCCTTTTCCAAAATCATCAAGAGCAACGCAGTATCCTTGTTCTCTTAAACGTTCAAGATTCTTGGGTAATTCTTCTCTTGAATGATCATAACCCCTCTCAGTAAGTTCAAGTACAATTTGTGATGGTCTTACCGCAGTTCCTTTACGATAGCTCTCTATCTCTTCAACAAATGCAGGATCTGCAATCATACGTTTGGGCATGTTAACGCTCATCCTGCTGTAAATTCCTCGTTTTGCAAGACTATCTAGATCTTGCAGAACTTGATGATACATGAACCAGTTAAGATGAGAAAATTCCCTCATTTTTGATGCTGTATTAATGAACTCTGCCGCTCGTCGAATCTTTCCATTCTTGTCTCGAATAGTCATAAGAGCCTCTGCTCCTTGAACAATACCGTCTCTATCAATAATCGGGTGGTAGAGTGGAACGATGCGCTCGGGTTCTCGTAATGCGAGAAGTGCAAGATCTTTTGATTCTTGTTCTGCGTGAAGTTTTCTTCGCAGGTCTTCATTAAAGATCTCAATCCCTCTTTTTCCGCTCTCTTTGACATGGTATTGTGCAAGATCGGCGCAACGCATAAGCTCTTCACTTGTCTTTGCATCTCGAGGATACACAGCAACACCAATGCTTGATGTGACCTGTACATTAATTCCCTCAACGGGTTGCTCAACAGTACGCAGTATGAGCTTTCCTACTTCGAGGAGATCGTTACGATCACTTAGTTTGCTGATTAGAGCATATTCATCTCCTCCAACATGCGCTACTAGCTCTTCATTTTGTAATTGTCGCTCAAGCCGTTTACTTATCTCAATAAGAAATCTATC
Proteins encoded:
- a CDS encoding isoleucine--tRNA ligase; this translates as MSKYDFEQVEESVLTFWDAQNIKKKLEERNKGGEKFYFLDGPPYTSGAIHLGHAWNKSAKDLLLRYKRMRGFDVFDRAGYDMHGLPTENKVQAAHNLASKKDIEKFGVDKFVEACIAFSKEKADAMDKDFKRLGVWMDFENAYKPINNSYMSNIWWLVKRAHEEGRLYEGKKTMMWDPVGETALAKHEVVYKEVTDQAIFVKFKVVGTDNEYLVIWTTTPWTIPFNLAIMVNPDITYVKCDVDGELYIVAKDLAEDFIVHRLKKELIIVEEVRGVDLEGLKYEHPFADKINYTSIEKEAPKTHTVVLSKEYVTTQAGTGLVHCAPGCGPEDYEVGHANGLPAFNLLKEDGSFSEEAGEFKGLRAKEDDKEFISLLGDAVLAKQTYRHDYPFSERTNAPVVFRATTQWFFRVEDLKENMIEANKDIHWVPQSGKNAFNSWLENLRDNSITKQRYFGTPVPIWKNVDDPSDYLVIGSQQELEELSGQTIENLHKPYIDEVIIEKDGKQYKRIPDVLDVWIDAGSASWNALDYPQRKDFFERFFPADFILEGKDQIRGWFNLLMVASMITMKKPSFKNVYMHGFITDFEGEKMSKSKGNIVSPYEIITKYGADTLRYYTIEITAGEDMSFSWDEVKLKSRNLQVLWNVHNWLIDFAKTNNFTVTGELKANVDELLQKYMISKLFSTIRDVTAHLENYELHRVPRLIEDLFLELSRTYIQFVREKSVLGTPEEKQVIFETVLLTLLETLKMLSIVCPFIAEQMYLNLKAVFDFPEESITLFEWPRVEEALIDEEIEEVFFIGGKIIESILASREKAKLGVRWPVGEVVVEGDEQVRNAATLMADLIKTQTNVKKLTITDKFDQATEEVKPNFAKIGPEFGKLASKIVEHVNSLRREELMVNEDELVLDVEGQEVRLTRNHFIFSKNVPDQWILGEIRGGFTYLDTLRTHELDAEGYAREVMRRIQSLRKEAGLSKTDEISLQISGDSELIEMLKLHKEVIKEKCGCSQISFVPKVEAQHCATEKVKGHEFTIGF
- a CDS encoding EAL domain-containing protein, which produces MPKKSSLETLVDSLANGSVLRDLFNFTRHFSRSSMEEMRAHLDFSDLQSFYRLATHIIEQSHDIIELVDLKRQEFVYVNPQFTSVFGYEQHEVIGKSPAQLLRSGEHPEEFYQEFYETIRKGETWSAEVTSRTKSGELVTLETLASSIRTQGEVTHYVVIKHDISERKRHEATKRQSQKELAMLANTHPLTKLPNKRMFTQSLEHTIKKSERTGESFSVFFLDLDNFKTVNDAYGHQEGDRFLIEISKRLERQLQNEELVAHVGGDEYALISKLSDRNDLLEVGKLILRTVEQPVEGINVQVTSSIGVAVYPRDAKTSEELMRCADLAQYHVKESGKRGIEIFNEDLRRKLHAEQESKDLALLALREPERIVPLYHPIIDRDGIVQGAEALMTIRDKNGKIRRAAEFINTASKMREFSHLNWFMYHQVLQDLDSLAKRGIYSRMSVNMPKRMIADPAFVEEIESYRKGTAVRPSQIVLELTERGYDHSREELPKNLERLREQGYCVALDDFGKGNNNLDSLLLPVDYIKIDHEVTKNILVDEQSLKKVQLILTASTLFDYPLIVEGVRSEEMLIQLRGLGVQYFQGNYISRPVQLSTYRKKAGRRIVEFNA